A region of Clostridia bacterium DNA encodes the following proteins:
- the ispF gene encoding 2-C-methyl-D-erythritol 2,4-cyclodiphosphate synthase yields the protein MPGLRFGLGIDVHPLVRGRPLVLGGVPVPADLGLAGHSDADVLAHALMDALLGAAALGDIGRYFPSGEPEYAGADSMELLRKVLDLLRERGFSPRQVDCTLLAERPVLAPYYAPIRESLARALSLPLDRVSVKATTAERLGFIGRAEGMAALVLAVVEGPE from the coding sequence ATGCCGGGGCTGAGGTTCGGTTTGGGTATTGACGTGCATCCACTGGTCCGGGGTCGGCCGCTGGTTCTCGGCGGAGTACCCGTGCCCGCGGACCTGGGTTTGGCCGGGCACTCCGACGCCGACGTATTGGCTCACGCCCTCATGGATGCTCTGCTGGGGGCGGCGGCCCTGGGCGACATCGGCCGGTACTTTCCCAGCGGGGAGCCGGAGTATGCCGGTGCCGATTCCATGGAACTATTACGTAAGGTGCTCGACCTCCTTCGGGAACGCGGGTTTTCTCCCCGGCAGGTGGACTGCACCCTGCTGGCGGAAAGGCCGGTTCTGGCTCCGTATTATGCTCCGATCCGGGAGAGTCTGGCCCGGGCCTTGTCCCTTCCTTTGGACCGGGTAAGCGTGAAGGCCACCACTGCCGAGCGTTTGGGCTTCATCGGTCGGGCCGAAGGGATGGCGGCCCTAGTCTTGGCGGTAGTGGAAGGCCCCGAATGA